The genomic DNA TTTCCCTGAATTTCTCGACTGTCAAACCGCTGGCAATAGCCTCTACGAGGGATGCAAGCAAGCTTGCTGCGTCCGGCTTGCCGGTTTCCCGGGCATTTGCCGCCATCTCCGCGAGCGATTGCGGCTTGGCGATCGCATCATTGAGGATGCCGGCGAGACGGTCGGCGGTGAGTTCGGCCTGCGCGATCACGCGTGCGCCACCCTTGGCGGCAAGGGCGGCTGCATTGGCCGCCTGGTCGTGATCGAGCGCATAGGGATAGGGCACGAGGATCGCCGGCCGGCCGATGACCGCAAGCTCCGATACCGTCGAGGCGCCGGAGCGGCAAATGACGAGCTGAGCGCCGGCGATGCGCTCGGCCATATCGGTGAAGAACGGCGAGACCTCGGCGGGCACACCGAGCTTCTCATAGGTGGCGATCACGCCGTCCCTGTCTTCCGGCCGGGCCTGCTGCGTGACCTTGAATCGCTGGCGAACCTCGTCGTCCAGACGGCAGATCGCCTGCGGTACTGCCTTGGAAAAATACTGTGCGCCCTGGCTGCCGCCGAAGACGACGAGATGGAATGGCGCGTCGCCGACAGCCGACACATAGGGCGTGTTGGCGGCGGCTAGCACCGCCGGGCGAACGGGGTTGCCCGTCGTCACGGTTTTCGCGGCAAAGGCGCCCGTGCCCTCCGGAAGAAAGCCACCGGCGATCGCCTTGACGCGCGAGGCCAGCGCCTTGTTGGCGCGGCCCATGACGGCGTTCTGCTCGTGGATGATCGACGGCACACCCATGCCGGTTGCCGCCAAGAGCGGCGGCACGGTCGGGTAGCCACCGAAGCCGACGACGGCCTTGGGCTTCAGCCGGGCAATCAGCTTTCTCGCCGCGCGCATGCCGCTCCACAGCGTCCAGAGCGATTTGACGACGCTGACCGGGTTCTTCGAGCCGATTGTCGCCGAAGGCACGACATGAACCTCGTCGGCCGGGAACTTGCCGGCATAACGTTCGGCGCGGCTATCGGTGACCAGATGCACCGAATAGCCCATGGCCTTCAGCTCGTGGGCCAGCGCTTCTGCCGGAAAGAGATGGCCGCCGGTACCGCCGGCGGCAAGCAGGATGATGCCTTTAGTCATATTTTACTCCGCCGGCACGCCAATGCCGGACCGAAACAGGCTGCGCTCCACGGCGCGCTTCTCCGGGCGGTGACGGGTCAAGGCCAGGATGAAGCCGGCAGTGACGCAGATCGCCACCATGGACGAGCCACCATAGGAGATCAGCGGCAGGGTCATGCCCTTGGCCGGAAGCAGTTCGAGGTTCACGCCGATGTTGATCATCGACTGGATGCCGATCTGAAGCACCAGGCCGGCAACGGCGAACCGGTTGAAGTCGTTGCGTTCGCGGAAGGCATGGTTGAGGCCGCGCATCACCAGGAAGGCGAAGATCAGCACGATGACCATGCAGAAGACGATGCCGAATTCCTCGGCGGCAACGGAAAAGACGAAGTCGGTATGGCTGTCCGGGATGATGCGCTTGACGATGCCTTCGCCCGGGCCCCGGCCGAACCAGTCGCCGCGGATGATCGCCTCGCGGGCGGTATCCATCTGGAAGGTGTCGCCTTCGCCCGTCAGGAACTTGTCGATACGCGCGGCCACGTGCGGCAGCAACGTATAGGCGACGAAGAAGCCGCCGAGGGCCGCACCGCCAAGCAGGATGATCCAGAGCCAGGGCATGCCGGCCATGAAGAACATGCCGCCCCAGACGGCGGTGGTCAGGATCGTCTGGCCGAGGTCGGGCTGGGCGACAAGCAGGGCCGCGACGATGCCGAAGAGCAGGATGGCAAAGAGATTACCGGGGATTTCCGGCTGGCGCGCATGTTCGGAAAACAGCCAGGCACAGACGACGACGAAGGCCGGTTTCATGAACTCCGACGGCTGGATCGAAATCCCACCGAGCGAAATCCAGCGCATCGAGCCCTTCACCTCTTCGCCGATGAAGAGCACCAGCACCATCATGCCGAGCGAACCGGCAAGAAGCAGAATCGCCGCGCGCCGGACCTGGCGCGGCGAG from Ensifer adhaerens includes the following:
- the murG gene encoding undecaprenyldiphospho-muramoylpentapeptide beta-N-acetylglucosaminyltransferase, which translates into the protein MTKGIILLAAGGTGGHLFPAEALAHELKAMGYSVHLVTDSRAERYAGKFPADEVHVVPSATIGSKNPVSVVKSLWTLWSGMRAARKLIARLKPKAVVGFGGYPTVPPLLAATGMGVPSIIHEQNAVMGRANKALASRVKAIAGGFLPEGTGAFAAKTVTTGNPVRPAVLAAANTPYVSAVGDAPFHLVVFGGSQGAQYFSKAVPQAICRLDDEVRQRFKVTQQARPEDRDGVIATYEKLGVPAEVSPFFTDMAERIAGAQLVICRSGASTVSELAVIGRPAILVPYPYALDHDQAANAAALAAKGGARVIAQAELTADRLAGILNDAIAKPQSLAEMAANARETGKPDAASLLASLVEAIASGLTVEKFRETRS
- the ftsW gene encoding putative lipid II flippase FtsW, which produces MVSRAERGPVADWFWTIDRFFLATFILLMGVGFMLSFAASPAVAERIGLDSFHFVRRHALFLLPSLVVMVGISFLSPRQVRRAAILLLAGSLGMMVLVLFIGEEVKGSMRWISLGGISIQPSEFMKPAFVVVCAWLFSEHARQPEIPGNLFAILLFGIVAALLVAQPDLGQTILTTAVWGGMFFMAGMPWLWIILLGGAALGGFFVAYTLLPHVAARIDKFLTGEGDTFQMDTAREAIIRGDWFGRGPGEGIVKRIIPDSHTDFVFSVAAEEFGIVFCMVIVLIFAFLVMRGLNHAFRERNDFNRFAVAGLVLQIGIQSMINIGVNLELLPAKGMTLPLISYGGSSMVAICVTAGFILALTRHRPEKRAVERSLFRSGIGVPAE